The DNA window GAGCAGGTAAATCAGCGTGAGCGACCACGCGAGAAATACGAGAATCTCCCCGATCCCCACCAGCGGACACGCGCCGCGGGCCTGACCGCGGATTGAGAGGAAGCCGAGCTGCGCCACGAATACCGCGATCATCCAGAACACGGTCGCCTTGCTCCGCCGCCCGTGGTGCAGCGAGCGCATGCCCAGCGCGCCGCCAACGGCGGCAAGCAGGGTGGCGGCGATCAGAAAAGCAAGATCCACGCCCCTTCCCATGACCCCCGAAGCCGCTTCGCGCAAGTCCCGGAAACTTCAGGGGAATCGACATTCCTGTCGATGGTCCTTTCGCGGTCGCGACTCGACAGAAATGTCGGTCGCCCTGAAAGCCCGATTCAGCCGAAATCCCCGAAGTCGTCGCCTTCCTCCTCCCGCAGGTAGGCCGAGATCTCGCCTTCCCCCTGATACATCAGCAGCACGGCGCCGTCGGAAGCCACCTCGTCGAAGAGCTGGCGCATGAATTCCTCCTCGTCCGGCCACGGATAGACAAAGAACAAATCCACCTCAGCCGGATCGATTCCCTCATAAGTCGGCGCATCAAGCGATCCACCCCGCGACTGCCCCCCACTCGGCACCACCAGATCCTTGCCGCCGATTCCCTGCACCGACTCGTATCCCTCCGGCAAATAGCTCTCGTTGAGGATCTCGACATCGAGTCCGACATCCCGATGCAGCGCCTTGGCGCGCTCGAAGAGCTCGGTTTCCAGCTCGATTCCGCTGGCGCGAAACCCGAGCAAGGCCGCCATTCCGGTCGCAATCCCGAATCCGCATCCGAGTTCGCAGAAACGCATGCCGCGCAACTGGCGGCTCTTGACCAGATAATCCATCGCGCGGAACACAACGGTCGGATCGCTCGGCACGTAGCGATAGTAGCGCGGCCCGAGACCTTCGGCGTAAAATGCCTCGCACCGCCGCTCGGCGACGTCGAGCAGGTCGGCGACGTCATCGGGAAGGTCGACGGGATCGTGTTGCAGCGGGATTTCCTGAAGCACGGCGGAGAATGGTCCGGGAGAACCGGAGCCAAGCGGATTCGCCGATCCGGTGCCAGCCCGGGATGGCGGGAATTTCAGATCCGTCGCTAGACTAGGGGCCCTCCCCGGCGTATCCCACCCGCACATGATTCAGTGGTTCGCGCGCAACGACATTGCGGCCAACTTTCTCATGATCGGCATCTTGCTGATCGGAGGTTGGTCGTACTTCAAGCGCGTGCCCCTCGAGGTTCAGCCGGGTCTGCAGTTCAACGAGATCCGGATCGATGTCGAATATCGCGGCGGCAGCCCGGAAGACGTCGAGCGCAGCGTGGTCATCCCGGTCGAACTCGCGCTCGAAGGGTTGGCCGGCGTGAAGTCGATCGAGTCGGAAGCCCGCGCCGGAAGCGGCGAGATCGAGGTCAACACCAAGGACGGCGTCGATCCGAAGGACCTGCTCGAGGAAGTCCGCCAGCGCGTTGACCAGATCACCAGCTTCCCCGCCGAGACGGAGCCGCCCCGGGTCTGGATTCCCGACACCGCGCGCTGGTTCGATGTCATCAAGATCGCCGTCACCGGCGAGATGGCCGAGGCCGACCTCGTCAAGGCGGCGCGACGGATCCGCGACGACCTGCTCGAAATGCCCGGGATTTCCCAAGCTGCGATCCAGGGGGAGACCCGGCAGGAGATCGCCATCGAGGCCGACCTCGAGCGCCTGCGCGACTACGACCTCGGATTCTCCGATCTCGCCGACGCGGTGCGCGGTTCTTCGGTCGACATGCCGGCCGGGGCCATTCAGACCGACGAGGGCCGCCTGGTCATCCGCTCGAAAGGCCAGGCTTATGATCAGGATGAGTTCGGCAGGATCGTGATCCGCAACCGCGAGGGCGCGGATGTCATGCTCAAGGAGGTCGCCCGCGTCTCGGACGGCTACGAGGAAAACCGCAAGATCCTCCGCTTCAACGGCGAGCCCGCCCTGCTGATCGAGGCGCTCCGACTCAACGAGGAGAACGCCCTCGATATCGCCGACAAGGTGAAGCACTACGTCGCGACCCAACGCGAACGCTTTCCTCTCGGCATCAACCTCTTCGTCTGGGACGACAGCTCGGTCGAACTCCGGGGCCGGCTCGGCACGCTGGTGGTGAGCATGCTGCAGGGCGGATTCCTCGTCATCCTGGTCCTCGGCCTGTTCCTGCGCCCGTCGGTCGCATTCTGGGTGCTGCTCGGCATCCCGATCGCGTTTGCCGGCGGTCTCGCCACCCTGCCCTTCTTCGACATGACCCTGAACTCGATGAGCATCTTCGGGTTCATCATCGTGATCGGACTGGTGGTCGACGACGCCATCGTCACCGCTGAAAACGTCTTCACGAAGTTGAGGGACGGCGTGCCACCGGTCCAAGCCGCGGTCGAGGGAGCAAAGGAAGTCGCGGTGCCGGTCACCTTCGGCGCGCTCACCACCATCGTCGCGTTCCTGCCCCTCTTCTTCCTCTTCGACGGTTTCTACGCCAACCTCACCCGCCAGATCCCGCCGGTCGTGGCGGCGGTGCTCGTCTTCTCCCTCATCGAGACCAAGCTAGCCCTCCCCTGCCACCTCAAGCACCTCAAGGTGGGCAGGACCAAGATGAACGCGATCGCGAGGTTCCAAAAGACCGTGGCCGACGGACTCGAAAGATTCATCGAGCGGATCTACCGCCCTTCGCTCGAGCTGGCGACGCGCAACCGCTACACCACGCTGGCCGTCTTCGGAGCTCTGGCACTGACCTGTTTCGGCGTGGTCAAGAGCGGCCGTCTCGGCTTCGTCAACATGCCTTCGATCGACCGCAACCGGATCGTGGCGATGATCCGGATGCCCCGGGACACTCCACTCGAGGTCACCCACCAACGGGTGCTCCAGGTCGAGTCGAAGATCGAGCAACTGAAGAAGGAATTCGTCGATCCGGGCACGGGCGAGAGCCTGATCGAGGACACCCTGACCGCCACCGGCGGCTGGAGCGGCCGACCCGGGGTGAACGCGAGGGAGGGCTTCGTCACGATTTCGATCGTCGATCCGGGCCTGCGCTCCGAGCCGGGTGCGAAAAACAGCGAGATCGCCAAGCGGTGGACGGAACTGGTCGGCGAGATGCCGGACGTGCAGTCGTTTTCGATCTTTGGCGACCGCGGCGGCGGATTCCGGGGCGGCGGCGACGACCTCGAATCGATCGAGGTCGAGCTCCGCGGCCCCGAGTCCTCCCTCAAGCAGGACCTCGCCGAGAAAATCGTCGACGAACTCAAGAGCTACGAAGGGATCGCCACCGCCTGGAGCAACACCGGCCGGTCGGGCCGTGAGATCCACCTCACGCTGACGCCCGAGGGCGAGGAACTCGGACTCAACCAGCGCGAGCTCGGACGGCAGGTCCGCAGCGCGTTCTTCGGTGAACAGGCGCAGCGCGTGCAGCGCGGTCGCGACGACATCCGCGTGATGGTCCGGCTGCCACTCGAAGAACGACAGTCGCTGCACACTCTGGAAGAGCTGAGGATCCGCACCCGCGACGGCGGCAATGCTCCTCTGCATACCGTGGCGGATGTCTCCCTCGAACCGGCACGCGCCGACATCAACCGGATCGATGGCGCCCAGGTCTCTTCAATCTCAGCGCGGCCGGATGACGAGACTGTGGATGTGATCCGGATTTCCCGGGACATCTCCCCCCGGATCGATGCTTTGCTCAACGAGCACCCCGAATACTCGTGGCGCTTCGACGGCTACGTCCGCGAGCATGAAGAAACCGGGCATAGCTTGTTGATTGCCTTCATCGGACTCGCACTGGTTCTTTACGCGCTCCTCGCCATACCATTCCGATCCCTCGCCCAGCCCTTTGTCGTTCTTTTGGCGGTTCCCTTCGGAGTGATCGGCGCCTTCGCCGGTCACCTGATTCTCGACATCGTGCCGTCGTTCCTTTCGATCTTCGGCATGCTGGCTCTGGCCGGCGTGGTGGTGAACGACTCGCTGGTGATGGTCGATTTCGCCAACCGGCGAAGGCGTGAGGGCGATGCGACCATGAGCGCGGTGGTCGATGCCGGAACGCGTCGCTTCCGACCGATCCTGCTGACCTCGCTGACCACCTTCGTCGGACTGCTTCCGCTGATGCTCGACCGCTCGCTGCAGGCACAGTTTTTGGTACCGATGGCCGTCTCGCTCGGATTCGGGATCCTTTTTGCAACTTTCATCACCCTCTACCTCATTCCTTCGGCCTACCTCGTAATGGAAGACTTCCTGCGGGGTCTGAGAGCCGCGAGATCTTGGTATGTGGCGCCTTTCCGCAAGGAGGAGGCCGAGACCGGGCAGGACGCAATTATTCAGGAAAGCTGAAACATTTCACTGGCACGAAGGGGGGCGATTCAGTAAAAAATCTCCGGCTGTCCCGCCAACCTTTGCACAGGAATGCCTCCTGCAACCGAGCACACCCACCACATCCGCGTCCGCAACACCCAACTTGAGATGGACCCCAACCGCTCCGCTTCCGGCGGAGACGACGTCGACGGCCGACTCAAAGTGGCACAGTCCCAGCTCGAGCAACTCCAGGCCCAACGTGAGGAACTGGAACGTCTCAAGCAGGAGACCGAAGCGCTGAATTCCCGCCGCCGCGATCTGATCGCCTCACAGGTCGAAATGACCGAACGCCTCTCCTCGTCGGTGACCCTGATCGATCGCGAGATCTTCGAGATGCGTCAGGAAATCGACGACCTCGAGCAGTGCCGGTCATGCTTCTCCGGTCACCTGACGAAGATCGAGAAGCTCAATCCGGAGAGCTGGTCCCGTGACCAGCTTGCGACCCAACTCGATCGCGCGCTGGCAATCGTCGAGCACGCCGAAGACGAGTATGGCCAAGCGGCCGACCACTTCTCGCGCACCCGCAGCGCCGGGATTTTCTCGGGCGTCCGCCGTGCCAAGGCTCCGCGTGGCGAGTTCAGCCAGCAGTTCATCCGCGGCCTCGCCTTCAATCTCCCGATCATCAGCCTCGGCGCGATGGCGCTGATCGTCTATCTGATCAAGTAACCGTGCCCGCCAAGGCCAAATCCCGCTCCCGCCGAGACGAAGCGGTCGACGAAATCGAACTCGCCCGCCGCGAGCTCGAGGAGAAGATCGCCGCGCTCGAGCAACTGCCCGCGCAGTTGGAGATGGAGATGATCGAGTCGGAAACGACGATGCCGCCGCCCGACGACATCGTCGACCGGCAGCGCCAGCGCGACTTCGAGGAAAAGGCCGCCCGCGGCCAGATCCGCAACGAGCGCCGGACTCAAGGCCGCAGCCTTCTGCTGATGTTCCTGCTGCTCGCCGCCACCGCCGCGATGATCTCGTGGATCGTCACGCTGTCCGGGCAGTAGAGCACCCTTGAACCCCGCCATTGTGGTTCGTAGTTCCCCGTTTACGGGGTCACACCGGCCCGGAAACCGCCTGAGGGCGGAACTACAAGCCCCCTTGTTCTCGTGCCACTCCTTCGCAACCAAGCAAGCCCGCCACTGTGGTTCGTAGTTCCCCGTTTACGGGGTCACGCCGGTCCGGAAACCGCCTGAAGGCGGAACTACAAACCCTTGTCTAGCGCCACCTCAGACACCTTCCAGCAATCCGAATCTTCCCGACGTTTCTCTCCTTGCTTCGGAAGCCGGAGCCCGGAAGATGGCGGGAGCAAATTTCCCACCCATGAAGTCCGCCGCACTGCTCCTCGCCCTCGTTCTGCCCGCCCCGGCGATCGACCTCGCCCGGTACATCGACGTACTCAGCACCCGCTCGGTCCACACCTCCGG is part of the Haloferula helveola genome and encodes:
- a CDS encoding efflux RND transporter permease subunit codes for the protein MIQWFARNDIAANFLMIGILLIGGWSYFKRVPLEVQPGLQFNEIRIDVEYRGGSPEDVERSVVIPVELALEGLAGVKSIESEARAGSGEIEVNTKDGVDPKDLLEEVRQRVDQITSFPAETEPPRVWIPDTARWFDVIKIAVTGEMAEADLVKAARRIRDDLLEMPGISQAAIQGETRQEIAIEADLERLRDYDLGFSDLADAVRGSSVDMPAGAIQTDEGRLVIRSKGQAYDQDEFGRIVIRNREGADVMLKEVARVSDGYEENRKILRFNGEPALLIEALRLNEENALDIADKVKHYVATQRERFPLGINLFVWDDSSVELRGRLGTLVVSMLQGGFLVILVLGLFLRPSVAFWVLLGIPIAFAGGLATLPFFDMTLNSMSIFGFIIVIGLVVDDAIVTAENVFTKLRDGVPPVQAAVEGAKEVAVPVTFGALTTIVAFLPLFFLFDGFYANLTRQIPPVVAAVLVFSLIETKLALPCHLKHLKVGRTKMNAIARFQKTVADGLERFIERIYRPSLELATRNRYTTLAVFGALALTCFGVVKSGRLGFVNMPSIDRNRIVAMIRMPRDTPLEVTHQRVLQVESKIEQLKKEFVDPGTGESLIEDTLTATGGWSGRPGVNAREGFVTISIVDPGLRSEPGAKNSEIAKRWTELVGEMPDVQSFSIFGDRGGGFRGGGDDLESIEVELRGPESSLKQDLAEKIVDELKSYEGIATAWSNTGRSGREIHLTLTPEGEELGLNQRELGRQVRSAFFGEQAQRVQRGRDDIRVMVRLPLEERQSLHTLEELRIRTRDGGNAPLHTVADVSLEPARADINRIDGAQVSSISARPDDETVDVIRISRDISPRIDALLNEHPEYSWRFDGYVREHEETGHSLLIAFIGLALVLYALLAIPFRSLAQPFVVLLAVPFGVIGAFAGHLILDIVPSFLSIFGMLALAGVVVNDSLVMVDFANRRRREGDATMSAVVDAGTRRFRPILLTSLTTFVGLLPLMLDRSLQAQFLVPMAVSLGFGILFATFITLYLIPSAYLVMEDFLRGLRAARSWYVAPFRKEEAETGQDAIIQES